A genomic stretch from Cydia amplana chromosome 1, ilCydAmpl1.1, whole genome shotgun sequence includes:
- the LOC134655497 gene encoding uncharacterized protein LOC134655497, with translation MSTFLSKIQEMQNQLKQMGEEVSDKFVITKVLMSLADEYKHFVSAWESAPDDKQTMDNLVARLLVEEERVKEKGEAPTPSSSAFIAKNKNNAKCMKCNRLGHYASECRSNNSNNKSEGHNNKCFYCGKGGHNKAQCWFRKNKEQKKSNAFVVSDSLEPHNKTLFLVDSGSSEHICRERALFSTFTSANSEWKVEVGNGVGLSVLGHAH, from the coding sequence ATGTCTACATTCCTATCAAAGATCCAGGAAATGCAGAATCAGCTCAAACAGATGGGCGAAGAAGTCTCTGATAAGTTCGTTATTACGAAAGTTTTAATGTCGCTGGCTGATGAGTATAAACACTTTGTATCCGCTTGGGAGTCTGCCCCTGATGACAAGCAAACCATGGATAACTTGGTGGCGAGATTACTGGTAGAAGAAGAGAGAGTAAAAGAAAAAGGCGAAGCGCCAACCCCGTCCTCGTCAGCTTTCATAGCgaagaataaaaataatgcaAAGTGCATGAAGTGTAATAGACTTGGACATTATGCCAGTGAGTGTAGAAGCAACAATAGTAACAACAAGAGTGAAGGACATAATAACAAGTGTTTCTACTGTGGTAAAGGGGGACATAACAAAGCACAGTGTTGGTTTAGGAAGAACAAAGAACAGAAGAAAAGTAACGCGTTTGTGGTGTCTGATTCGCTAGAACCACATAATAAGACTCTTTTTCTGGTTGATTCCGGATCGAGTGAACATATATGCCGCGAACGTGCACTATTTTCCACGTTTACTAGCGCAAATAGTGAATGGAAAGTCGAAGTTGGTAATGGTGTGGGACTTAGTGTGCTAGGACATGCTCACTAA